The following proteins come from a genomic window of Trichoplusia ni isolate ovarian cell line Hi5 chromosome 16, tn1, whole genome shotgun sequence:
- the LOC113501889 gene encoding cystathionine gamma-lyase-like isoform X2 has product MDGPRKPGGFLKPRSGFATTAIHAGQEAEKWKSAAGFEYGRSGNPMRNTLEECLAALDGGNHGFAFASGLGAITSIVAMLSKGDHIVAMDELYGGTSLLFRNVISRLGIDVTFADITDLGVLCNALQDNTKMLWIETPTNPLMKVVDIGNTVRIVKRRGPILVVVDNTFLTPYLQRPLEFGADIVVYSLTKYMNGHSDVVMGAAVVDEQAVAEKLRFLQNAMGIVPSPFDCYLVNRSLKTLALRMEKHRETSMIVARYLERHPLIEEVMHPGLKSHKCHDIAKKQTAGHSGVFSFRHAGELEHSKKLLSGLKIFTLAESLGGYESLAELPSLMTHASVPEQLRTELGITHTLIRLSIGLEDAQDLVRDLDQALHYAFNDTDIYVDHLRPSQIRPSVDHIRFPGPASDENVSPERPPDN; this is encoded by the exons ATGGATGGACCAAGG AAGCCGGGAGGATTTTTGAAGCCACGATCCGGATTCGCGACTACAGCCATTCACGCCGGCCAAGAAGCAGAAAAATGGAAGTCAGCAGCG GGCTTCGAATATGGAAGATCTGGGAATCCGATGAGGAATACTTTGGAAGAATGTCTCGCGGCGCTTGACGGGGGAAATCATGGTTTTGCTTTTGCGTCTGGCCTTGGAGCGATCACATCTATTGTGGCGATGCTTAGCAAAGGGGATCACATCGTAGCGATGGATGAACTTTACGGTGGAACAAGTCTTCTGTTTAG AAACGTCATATCAAGGTTGGGAATTGACGTAACGTTTGCAGATATAACTGATCTGGGAGTTTTATGTAATGCGCTTCAAGATAATACCAAG ATGCTCTGGATTGAGACACCTACAAATCCTCTAATGAAAGTGGTAGATATTGGGAACACAGTAAGAATAGTCAAACGCCGGGGTCCTATCCTTGTGGTGGTGGACAACACTTTCCTGACGCCTTACTTGCAAAGGCCATTGGAGTTTGGAGCTGATATCGTGGTGTACTCGctaacaaaatatatgaatgGTCACTCTGACGTTGTCATGGGAGCGGCTGTCGTTGATGAACAAGCTGTTGCTGAAAAGCTTAGGTTTTTACAAAATG CAATGGGAATTGTACCGTCACCATTCGACTGTTACCTCGTAAACAGAAgtttgaagacattagcgttacGAATGGAGAAACACAGGGAGACTTCAATGATAGTAGCGCGGTATTTAGAGAGGCACCCATTGATTGAAGAGGTTATGCATCCAG GTCTCAAATCTCATAAATGTCATGATATAGCCAAGAAACAAACGGCTGGCCATTCCGGTGTGTTCAGTTTTAGACACGCCGGTGAATTAGAGCACTCGAAGAAGCTGTTGAGCGGCTTGAAAATATTTACTCTAGCTGAAAGTTTGGGAGGATACGAGAGCTTAGCTGAATTACC ATCCTTAATGACCCACGCGTCTGTTCCTGAACAACTGCGAACGGAACTTGGTATAACACACACCCTTATAAGACTATCCATTGGACTAGAGGACGCTCAAGATCTTGTGAGAGACTTGGATCAAGCCTTACATTATGCTTTTAATGACACTGACATTTATGTTGATCATCTTCGACCTTCGCAAATCAGACCCTCCGTGGATCATATACGATTTCCTGGCCCTGCCAGTGATGAGAATGTATCACCCGAGCGACCTCCAGATAATTGA
- the LOC113501889 gene encoding cystathionine gamma-lyase-like isoform X1, producing the protein MDGPRKPGGFLKPRSGFATTAIHAGQEAEKWKSAAVVPPIVTSTTFKQVAPAEHSGFEYGRSGNPMRNTLEECLAALDGGNHGFAFASGLGAITSIVAMLSKGDHIVAMDELYGGTSLLFRNVISRLGIDVTFADITDLGVLCNALQDNTKMLWIETPTNPLMKVVDIGNTVRIVKRRGPILVVVDNTFLTPYLQRPLEFGADIVVYSLTKYMNGHSDVVMGAAVVDEQAVAEKLRFLQNAMGIVPSPFDCYLVNRSLKTLALRMEKHRETSMIVARYLERHPLIEEVMHPGLKSHKCHDIAKKQTAGHSGVFSFRHAGELEHSKKLLSGLKIFTLAESLGGYESLAELPSLMTHASVPEQLRTELGITHTLIRLSIGLEDAQDLVRDLDQALHYAFNDTDIYVDHLRPSQIRPSVDHIRFPGPASDENVSPERPPDN; encoded by the exons ATGGATGGACCAAGG AAGCCGGGAGGATTTTTGAAGCCACGATCCGGATTCGCGACTACAGCCATTCACGCCGGCCAAGAAGCAGAAAAATGGAAGTCAGCAGCGGTAGTACCACCCATTGTAACATCCACCACGTTCAAACAAGTTGCGCCTGCTGAGCACTCT GGCTTCGAATATGGAAGATCTGGGAATCCGATGAGGAATACTTTGGAAGAATGTCTCGCGGCGCTTGACGGGGGAAATCATGGTTTTGCTTTTGCGTCTGGCCTTGGAGCGATCACATCTATTGTGGCGATGCTTAGCAAAGGGGATCACATCGTAGCGATGGATGAACTTTACGGTGGAACAAGTCTTCTGTTTAG AAACGTCATATCAAGGTTGGGAATTGACGTAACGTTTGCAGATATAACTGATCTGGGAGTTTTATGTAATGCGCTTCAAGATAATACCAAG ATGCTCTGGATTGAGACACCTACAAATCCTCTAATGAAAGTGGTAGATATTGGGAACACAGTAAGAATAGTCAAACGCCGGGGTCCTATCCTTGTGGTGGTGGACAACACTTTCCTGACGCCTTACTTGCAAAGGCCATTGGAGTTTGGAGCTGATATCGTGGTGTACTCGctaacaaaatatatgaatgGTCACTCTGACGTTGTCATGGGAGCGGCTGTCGTTGATGAACAAGCTGTTGCTGAAAAGCTTAGGTTTTTACAAAATG CAATGGGAATTGTACCGTCACCATTCGACTGTTACCTCGTAAACAGAAgtttgaagacattagcgttacGAATGGAGAAACACAGGGAGACTTCAATGATAGTAGCGCGGTATTTAGAGAGGCACCCATTGATTGAAGAGGTTATGCATCCAG GTCTCAAATCTCATAAATGTCATGATATAGCCAAGAAACAAACGGCTGGCCATTCCGGTGTGTTCAGTTTTAGACACGCCGGTGAATTAGAGCACTCGAAGAAGCTGTTGAGCGGCTTGAAAATATTTACTCTAGCTGAAAGTTTGGGAGGATACGAGAGCTTAGCTGAATTACC ATCCTTAATGACCCACGCGTCTGTTCCTGAACAACTGCGAACGGAACTTGGTATAACACACACCCTTATAAGACTATCCATTGGACTAGAGGACGCTCAAGATCTTGTGAGAGACTTGGATCAAGCCTTACATTATGCTTTTAATGACACTGACATTTATGTTGATCATCTTCGACCTTCGCAAATCAGACCCTCCGTGGATCATATACGATTTCCTGGCCCTGCCAGTGATGAGAATGTATCACCCGAGCGACCTCCAGATAATTGA
- the LOC113501975 gene encoding uncharacterized protein LOC113501975 gives MIALLLFGLIAGACAAPQFDFGDRSSFSQGLHFHLRPYTDDSIFNTQRFWSDLSNELKELDDMLAALSRRFPNPVAQEGIEGNEYKIIISLPDFEEKDIVVKAREGLLAIQASHKYEAGSERNYLDVRTLPTSVNVAGNWIFENGILRITFPLKEGAVTPETAQTSTEQVATTQQPIFEGSREEIETNIKETDQDADVGLGRGDNDKENELKTNEIPDANKVEATTYAVDLKDEVEFVPVRYR, from the coding sequence atgatCGCATTACTGCTGTTCGGGCTGATTGCGGGCGCATGCGCCGCCCCGCAGTTTGACTTCGGCGACCGTTCCTCCTTCTCACAAGGCTTACACTTTCACCTACGTCCGTACACAGATGACAGCATCTTCAACACACAGAGATTTTGGTCGGACCTATCAAATGAATTGAAGGAGTTGGATGACATGCTGGCTGCCCTCTCACGTCGCTTCCCCAACCCCGTGGCTCAAGAAGGAATCGAAGGTAACGAATACAAGATCATCATCTCGCTGCCAGACTTTGAAGAAAAGGACATCGTTGTGAAAGCCCGTGAAGGACTCTTGGCGATACAAGCCAGCCACAAGTACGAGGCAGGCAGCGAGCGAAACTATTTGGACGTAAGGACTCTTCCCACGAGCGTGAACGTCGCCGGTAACTGGATTTTCGAGAACGGAATCTTGAGGATCACATTCCCGTTGAAGGAGGGAGCTGTAACTCCTGAGACTGCTCAGACATCCACGGAGCAGGTAGCAACCACCCAGCAACCAATATTCGAGGGCAGCCGGGAGGAAATTGAGACGAACATTAAGGAGACCGATCAAGACGCTGATGTCGGTCTAGGCAGAGGTGACAACGATAAAGAAAACGAGCTGAAGACTAACGAGATCCCAGACGCGAACAAAGTAGAGGCCACTACGTATGCCGTGGACTTGAAAGACGAAGTTGAATTTGTACCGGTGAGATATAGATag
- the LOC113501995 gene encoding protein lethal(2)essential for life-like → MSLYPFYIEYERPRQPRRLMDQHFGLGLTPQDYLTIIASPQANLQYYRPWRNMQAAAQDVGSSIKAEKDKFQVNLDVQHFAPEEISVKAVDGYLVVEAKHEEKQDEHGYISRSFSRRYALPEGVDADQVTSKLSTDGVLSIVAPLKPPPKESNERVVPIIQSGPVRKQNTQEQQG, encoded by the coding sequence atgtcgcTATATCCTTTCTACATTGAGTACGAGCGCCCAAGACAGCCGCGCCGGCTGATGGACCAGCATTTCGGCCTGGGATTGACGCCGCAAGACTACCTCACCATCATTGCCAGTCCTCAAGCGAACCTGCAGTACTACAGGCCATGGAGAAACATGCAAGCAGCGGCACAGGACGTCGGCTCCTCAATCAAAGCAGAGAAGGACAAGTTCCAGGTGAATTTGGACGTCCAACACTTCGCGCCAGAAGAGATATCAGTCAAAGCTGTTGACGGCTACTTAGTTGTTGAGGCGAAACACGAGGAGAAGCAAGATGAACACGGCTACATTTCTAGAAGTTTTTCAAGGCGGTATGCTCTACCTGAGGGCGTGGATGCCGATCAGGTGACTTCAAAGCTGTCGACTGATGGAGTGCTGTCAATCGTGGCGCCGCTAAAACCTCCTCCTAAGGAATCAAACGAGCGAGTTGTCCCCATTATTCAAAGTGGCCCAGTCAGGAAGCAGAACACACAAGAGCAGCAAGGCTGA
- the LOC113502015 gene encoding protein lethal(2)essential for life-like gives MSMLPYLLDMERARRLPDQHFALALTPEDILAVVSPQYSTDYYRPWKQISSMLRDVGSTIKSDRAKFQINLDVQHFAPEDISVKTSDGFVVIEARHDEKKDEHGWVSRQFTRRYPLPEGCCVEAVQSRLSSDGVLTVTAPLESPQTSNERVVPIIQTGPVKKQPDGSKNEAGDGEPPVKAAVENGQQ, from the coding sequence ATGTCTATGTTACCGTATCTTCTCGATATGGAACGCGCCCGGCGTTTACCCGACCAACATTTCGCACTAGCTCTAACGCCCGAAGACATTCTAGCTGTGGTGTCCCCCCAATACAGCACTGACTACTACAGGCCTTGGAAACAAATCTCGTCGATGCTCCGAGACGTCGGCTCGACTATTAAATCTGATAGGGCCAAGTTCCAAATTAATTTGGACGTGCAGCACTTTGCGCCTGAAGACATCTCTGTGAAGACCTCCGACGGTTTCGTGGTGATCGAAGCTCGTCATGACGAGAAGAAAGACGAGCATGGATGGGTGTCGCGCCAGTTTACGAGACGATACCCGCTGCCTGAAGGATGCTGTGTGGAAGCAGTGCAGTCGCGGCTTTCCTCCGATGGCGTTTTAACAGTCACTGCGCCTCTAGAAAGTCCGCAAACGTCCAACGAGAGGGTTGTTCCGATCATCCAAACAGGGCCAGTGAAGAAACAGCCTGATGGGTCAAAAAATGAAGCAGGTGACGGGGAACCACCCGTCAAGGCTGCCGTAGAGAACGGACAGCAGTAA
- the LOC113502014 gene encoding protein lethal(2)essential for life-like, which yields MSVIPYMHDLERPFRMIEREFFRPDNFFGYSPLNQLMLRDYENSFLKPWEDAFRPWENLLKPIEQLSSAMNRLAVNEIGQISSDDEKFQVNVDVQHFAPEEIDVKVINGQVIIEGKHEEKEDQHGYVSRRFVRRYALPQGCLPDTVESKLSSDGVLTITAPKVLAMPSTGEKIVPITHTGPVKKQLSEK from the coding sequence ATGTCTGTGATTCCATACATGCACGACCTTGAGAGGCCTTTCCGTATGATTGAGAGGGAATTCTTCAGACCTGATAACTTCTTCGGCTACTCGCCACTCAACCAGCTGATGTTACGTGACTACGAGAATTCGTTCCTCAAGCCCTGGGAGGACGCCTTCAGACCATGGGAAAATCTACTCAAACCGATCGAACAGCTCTCTTCTGCAATGAACCGGCTAGCTGTCAACGAAATCGGGCAAATATCATCTGACGACGAGAAATTCCAAGTCAATGTCGACGTGCAGCATTTCGCTCCCGAAGAAATTGATGTCAAAGTTATCAATGGTCAAGTGATTATTGAAGGCAAACACGAAGAAAAAGAGGATCAGCATGGATATGTGTCGAGGCGGTTTGTTAGACGATACGCTTTGCCGCAAGGGTGCTTGCCGGACACGGTGGAGTCAAAACTGTCGTCAGACGGAGTCCTGACCATCACTGCACCAAAGGTCCTCGCCATGCCATCAACAGGAGAAAAGATAGTCCCCATCACGCACACAGGACCCGTCAAAAAACAGCTGTCTGAAAAGTGA